A window from Tenacibaculum singaporense encodes these proteins:
- a CDS encoding sensor histidine kinase, giving the protein MANDVYAVMNTLQNTSITDERLLTRVEKIYAQTRDISHENSPVLTGEHFESFLKQLFLDFTNDRCKVIHKGLQEVSINQLAKEKQIVVYRALQELLVNMKKYSEATLVLITFSVEKNKLSIAYQDNGIGVENLSVKNGLQNMEIRIKSVGGFITFESKQEKGFQAKFQFKK; this is encoded by the coding sequence TTGGCAAACGATGTATACGCGGTAATGAATACACTACAAAATACATCAATAACAGATGAAAGGTTGCTCACGAGAGTAGAGAAAATATATGCACAAACCAGAGATATTTCTCACGAAAACAGTCCTGTACTCACAGGAGAGCACTTTGAGAGTTTCTTAAAACAACTGTTTTTAGATTTTACAAACGATCGTTGCAAGGTAATTCACAAAGGATTACAAGAAGTAAGCATAAACCAGTTAGCCAAAGAAAAACAAATAGTAGTATATAGAGCCTTACAAGAGCTCTTAGTAAACATGAAAAAATATAGCGAAGCAACGTTGGTGCTTATCACTTTTTCAGTAGAAAAAAACAAATTATCGATAGCGTATCAAGACAATGGAATAGGTGTAGAAAACCTCTCTGTAAAAAATGGTTTGCAAAATATGGAAATCCGTATTAAATCAGTAGGAGGGTTTATTACTTTTGAATCAAAGCAAGAAAAAGGATTTCAAGCAAAGTTTCAATTTAAAAAGTAG
- a CDS encoding response regulator transcription factor encodes MFKKVLIAEDADFMSSGIKVALENMQIPNVEYAQYCDEAFLKLKKAWLDNEPFDLLVSDLSFKDNIHEQRLESGEDLIAEAKKLQPTLKTVVFSVEDKPYRIQQLCNELAVNAYVWKSNHGQRELKKAVQSVFNGEFFITPQLAHALRDKEAFEVTDYDVFLLKHLAEGLDQKEISEALKNKDIKPSSVSSVEKRLKLLKENFNANNPTQLIAITKDFGLI; translated from the coding sequence ATGTTCAAAAAAGTATTGATAGCAGAAGATGCTGATTTTATGTCAAGCGGAATAAAAGTAGCCTTAGAAAACATGCAAATTCCTAATGTTGAATATGCACAATATTGCGACGAGGCTTTTTTAAAGCTAAAAAAAGCATGGTTAGACAATGAGCCGTTTGATTTATTGGTAAGCGATTTATCATTTAAAGACAACATACATGAACAACGATTAGAATCAGGAGAAGATCTCATAGCCGAAGCAAAAAAACTACAGCCTACTTTAAAAACAGTCGTATTTTCTGTAGAAGATAAACCCTACCGAATTCAGCAATTATGTAATGAGTTAGCAGTGAATGCGTATGTATGGAAGTCTAACCACGGACAAAGAGAGCTAAAAAAAGCAGTACAAAGTGTGTTTAACGGTGAGTTTTTTATCACCCCACAATTAGCACATGCCTTACGAGATAAAGAAGCCTTCGAAGTTACAGACTACGACGTGTTTTTATTAAAACATTTAGCAGAAGGCTTAGATCAAAAAGAAATTAGCGAAGCATTAAAAAACAAAGACATAAAGCCCAGTAGTGTTAGTTCGGTAGAAAAACGCTTAAAGCTATTAAAAGAAAACTTTAACGCCAATAACCCTACACAACTGATTGCCATCACCAAAGATTTTGGACTCATCTAA
- the yidD gene encoding membrane protein insertion efficiency factor YidD, whose translation MKHLLLLSIKAYWKFKPKNKPARCIFRKSCSHYVYEETKRKGLLAGAKALKYRFKNCTYGYELYLNPISKKKQMLLKNGEVLEEEEIAKRLLY comes from the coding sequence ATGAAACATTTGTTACTTCTTTCTATAAAGGCGTATTGGAAGTTTAAACCAAAGAATAAGCCAGCACGCTGTATATTTAGAAAATCCTGTTCACATTACGTATATGAAGAAACAAAAAGAAAAGGACTGTTAGCAGGAGCAAAAGCATTAAAATATCGGTTTAAAAACTGTACTTATGGTTATGAACTGTATTTAAACCCGATTAGTAAGAAAAAACAGATGCTGCTAAAGAATGGAGAAGTGTTAGAAGAAGAGGAAATAGCAAAACGATTATTATATTGA